The following nucleotide sequence is from Streptomyces sp. NBC_00239.
GGGACGGTCCCCGATGCCTCCGCCGTATCGAAGCCGGTGGGGACCGGCGGGTCGGGGACCGGGTGGGGACCGTGCCTCTGCTCGGGGAACGTGCTCGTCCGGTCCCCATCAGAACGTTCCCCCGCCTGGTGGTCCCCACCGGAGCGGACCGCGGTCCCGATACCGTCCCCTGACTGCGCGGAAGGCTGGTCCCCAATGGCCGTCCGAAAGCTCATGGCGCCTTCGGGGACTGTCTCCGCAGGGAGTGGAGCCCGGTCTTCGGCTGTGGCGACGTGCTGGTGAATCTGGCGCATCAGCACCCCGAAGGCGAGCAGAGCGGCGGTGGGCGGGACAGCGGCGACCACGTAGTCCAGCACGGGGACCGGGTCGGTGCCGGTCCCACTGACGCCGGCGACGTTGAGCGCGATGGAGCCGACCGATCCGATGGCGGTGAGGGCCACGGCCCACCAGTCGGTGACCTTGCGCAGTCCTGCCCGCAGCATCAGCAGTTCGCCGATGATGATGAAGGCGTCCAAGGTGCCTGGCCAGGCCCACTGCCGCTCGGGCGACTTGGCCAGGCCGTGCTGGCCGGCGACCTCGGCCAGGTGCGCGTAGGACAGCCAGAACGCGGCGGCGGTCAGGGCCGCGATGACGGCTCCGGCGGCAGCGAGGGTGAACCGCTCCGCGGACTCAGTGCTCTTCGTGGCCCTGGGGCCCATGCCGGGGGTGGTCATACCGCCTCCCGGAGGTTGTTGATCAGTGCCTGTGTCTGCACGTGGCGAGCCACTGGCCTCGACTGTCGCGCTACGACCTTGCCTCGCCTGGTCTTGCGGGGAATACCGCGGTCGCGTTCGGGGCCGTCACCGTCGTGAACCTGGCCGGCGAGCGGGGGCTGCCGCCCGTCGAGGGCGGCCTGCCGGGCGGTCTCGACCGGATTCGGGTCCGAGGCGAGGTTGTGGTTGTCGCGGTTCTCGATGGCGCGGGCCTCCACCCGGAGCAGGTCACGGGCCCACTCGACACCGATCTGGAGGGTGTGGGCCAGGCGGGTCGGCGTCCAGCCCTGGGCGCTCGCGTAGCGGGTGAGGGTCCTGCGCTCGAGTCGGCTCAGCTGGACGTCCCGGCCCTCGAGCACCGCCTTCACCCGGCTGTA
It contains:
- a CDS encoding WhiB family transcriptional regulator, producing the protein MRYITANVPPTDLHGVADISWHARATCNGVDPSTADELFFHTPNDDYAIAEAKEMCSWCPVRRECFNYALDNEVKEGVWGGLTEAERSTWHDQVENRLDYSRVKAVLEGRDVQLSRLERRTLTRYASAQGWTPTRLAHTLQIGVEWARDLLRVEARAIENRDNHNLASDPNPVETARQAALDGRQPPLAGQVHDGDGPERDRGIPRKTRRGKVVARQSRPVARHVQTQALINNLREAV
- a CDS encoding DUF2637 domain-containing protein, whose product is MTTPGMGPRATKSTESAERFTLAAAGAVIAALTAAAFWLSYAHLAEVAGQHGLAKSPERQWAWPGTLDAFIIIGELLMLRAGLRKVTDWWAVALTAIGSVGSIALNVAGVSGTGTDPVPVLDYVVAAVPPTAALLAFGVLMRQIHQHVATAEDRAPLPAETVPEGAMSFRTAIGDQPSAQSGDGIGTAVRSGGDHQAGERSDGDRTSTFPEQRHGPHPVPDPPVPTGFDTAEASGTVPSLWTGDRPDTVPAQNPGPHTVPVPHGDRPKGTDGPEHGERPDGTGGPRHGDRPGDRRPCGHRQRAPRGP